One genomic segment of Acinetobacter sp. C26M includes these proteins:
- a CDS encoding homoserine kinase translates to MSVYTPLSLEEVQAFAEPYGLAVIDLIPIQGGIQNTNYFLVDQSKKQYVLTVFEELDAEGAGELVPVLDCLGEAGVPVAVPLKHSGQAIHSIADKPAQIAPRLMGEHPEDTSIIQIQAIAQAQAKLHLALQSFPLERDFNRNHQYWSDVAEQLKPQMNAQDQVLLAEVFQQFAAITQQHPDRPTGFIHSDLFRDNTLFEGDQLQGILDFYELNQDEWLFDIAISINDFCTAYPQAHLDQAKADAFLEAYQSIRQLTVDELACLNIFLAMAACRFWSMRLQVAQKNAEQGRTGDDILQKDPLEMRMMLQDRLQRITA, encoded by the coding sequence ATGTCGGTTTATACCCCGTTGAGTTTAGAAGAAGTTCAAGCCTTTGCTGAGCCTTATGGTTTAGCGGTGATTGACCTGATTCCAATCCAAGGCGGTATTCAAAACACCAATTATTTTTTGGTGGATCAATCAAAGAAACAATATGTTTTAACGGTTTTTGAAGAATTAGATGCTGAAGGGGCAGGTGAACTGGTGCCTGTACTGGATTGTTTGGGTGAGGCTGGTGTACCTGTGGCGGTGCCTTTAAAGCATAGTGGGCAGGCGATTCATAGTATTGCAGATAAACCTGCACAAATTGCCCCGCGCTTGATGGGTGAGCATCCTGAAGATACCAGCATTATCCAAATTCAGGCGATTGCACAAGCACAGGCAAAATTGCATTTGGCCTTACAAAGCTTTCCTTTAGAACGTGATTTTAATCGTAATCATCAATATTGGTCAGATGTTGCTGAGCAACTTAAGCCACAAATGAATGCGCAAGATCAGGTTTTATTGGCAGAAGTGTTCCAACAGTTTGCAGCAATCACCCAGCAGCATCCAGACCGCCCTACTGGCTTTATTCATTCAGATTTATTTAGAGATAACACGTTGTTTGAAGGCGATCAACTACAGGGTATTCTTGATTTTTATGAATTGAATCAAGATGAATGGTTATTTGATATTGCGATTAGTATCAATGACTTTTGTACCGCCTATCCACAAGCGCATTTAGATCAAGCTAAGGCCGATGCTTTTCTTGAAGCTTATCAAAGCATTCGTCAGCTGACCGTTGATGAGTTAGCTTGTTTAAATATCTTCTTGGCGATGGCGGCGTGCCGTTTCTGGAGCATGCGCTTACAAGTGGCGCAGAAAAATGCTGAGCAAGGGCGTACAGGCGATGATATTTTGCAAAAAGATCCGCTGGAAATGCGCATGATGTTACAAGACCGTTTACAACGAATCACAGCTTAG
- a CDS encoding DUF1294 domain-containing protein: protein MRDQGRLVEWFDDKGYGFIQPNDTAKDRVFIHIKDFARTGPRPLVGCALEYVVILDERGRYRAQQATYLKASQVIEHRARPSQPQPSKRWSAMQIGIVIYIVFMVGASFSKLLPPYTLLFVSLMNVLSYWLYAQDKEAAQLGNRRIPEQTLHIVDSLGGWCAGWLAQQKLRHKTQKQPFRKIYFCTIVFHILLICWLISPLNVFY, encoded by the coding sequence ATGCGAGATCAAGGTCGTTTAGTTGAGTGGTTTGACGATAAAGGCTATGGCTTTATCCAACCTAATGACACAGCAAAAGATCGTGTCTTTATCCATATCAAAGACTTTGCTCGCACAGGGCCTCGACCTTTGGTCGGTTGTGCCTTGGAATATGTAGTCATTTTGGATGAGCGCGGTCGTTATCGCGCTCAACAGGCGACGTATTTGAAAGCATCGCAGGTGATTGAACATCGTGCTCGTCCGAGTCAACCTCAACCGTCGAAACGCTGGTCTGCGATGCAGATTGGCATTGTGATTTATATTGTCTTTATGGTGGGCGCAAGCTTTAGTAAATTGTTACCACCGTATACCTTGTTATTTGTCAGCTTGATGAATGTGTTGAGTTATTGGCTCTATGCACAAGATAAAGAAGCGGCACAATTGGGTAATCGACGCATTCCAGAGCAGACCTTACATATCGTAGATTCTTTGGGTGGATGGTGCGCTGGTTGGCTTGCTCAGCAAAAACTGAGACATAAAACACAAAAACAACCGTTTCGTAAGATTTATTTCTGTACCATAGTCTTCCATATACTATTGATATGTTGGCTAATTTCTCCACTCAATGTGTTCTATTGA
- a CDS encoding AraC family transcriptional regulator: protein MSQLKNYTGSVFGGLGHLLKAYCEAENIHIPEQLQQVQNLERFDYVIWRDLLEDLNRLHPKSGLGLEIAAYVQPKHLGIIAYLALSCENLGEALARYHDFHRLIYDGSPLVVEFNPPYASIRWEAPEPHPTQLTDEIAIALMVQFLKLFMSGDSIHLHEVHFVNAAPKNISIYEQYFHCKVRFEQPKTQLLLPVSEAFKPLKTGDHTLQQLLLQQAQALLDKLPNSTQLDQRLQHAILTGLQKNQYQIDFIAEKLGLSVRQLQRHLQQQDTTFQERVQQVRFMLATEYLKDPHLSLQEIALLLCYSEQSAFQRAFKIWTGQTPQQWRNNNTTYNS from the coding sequence ATGTCTCAACTCAAGAACTATACAGGCTCTGTTTTTGGTGGTTTGGGGCATTTATTAAAAGCATATTGTGAAGCAGAGAACATCCATATTCCTGAACAATTACAACAGGTTCAAAACCTAGAGCGTTTTGATTATGTGATTTGGCGTGATCTGTTGGAAGATCTAAATCGACTGCATCCGAAGAGTGGTCTAGGCTTGGAAATCGCAGCCTATGTACAACCCAAACACTTAGGTATCATTGCCTATTTGGCTTTATCCTGTGAAAACCTAGGTGAAGCTTTGGCACGCTATCATGATTTTCATCGGCTGATTTATGATGGCAGTCCTTTGGTGGTTGAATTTAATCCTCCCTATGCGTCAATTCGTTGGGAAGCGCCTGAGCCACATCCGACCCAACTGACCGATGAAATCGCGATTGCCCTGATGGTACAATTCCTTAAACTGTTTATGTCAGGTGATAGTATCCATCTACATGAAGTACATTTCGTCAATGCTGCACCAAAAAACATCAGCATTTATGAGCAATATTTCCATTGTAAAGTGCGTTTTGAACAACCCAAAACCCAATTATTATTGCCTGTCAGCGAAGCTTTTAAGCCACTCAAAACAGGTGATCACACCTTACAACAACTGTTGTTACAGCAAGCCCAAGCCTTGCTGGATAAACTGCCTAATTCGACTCAACTGGATCAACGGCTACAACATGCCATTTTGACAGGCCTACAAAAAAACCAATATCAAATCGATTTTATCGCCGAAAAACTTGGCCTTTCCGTGCGTCAATTACAGCGCCATTTACAACAACAAGACACCACCTTTCAGGAGCGGGTACAGCAGGTTCGTTTTATGTTGGCGACCGAATATTTAAAAGATCCTCATCTGAGTTTACAAGAAATTGCGCTACTGCTCTGTTATTCTGAACAAAGTGCTTTTCAGCGAGCTTTTAAGATTTGGACGGGGCAAACCCCGCAACAGTGGCGAAACAACAACACAACTTACAATTCGTAA
- the hisF gene encoding imidazole glycerol phosphate synthase subunit HisF has protein sequence MLAKRIIPCLDVDNGRVVKGVQFLDIRDAGDPVEVARRYNEQGADEITFLDITATHHGRDTTYRTVERMAESVFVPLTVGGGVRKVEDIRLLLNAGADKVSINSAAVFTPEFVQEASQRFGAQCIVVAIDAKKTGENKWEIFTHGGRKPTGIDAIEWAVKMADFGAGELLITSMDADGTKAGYDIALMRQINDRVNIPTIASGGVGNLQHLADGILKGGADAVLAASIFHFGQHTIPEAKQYLAAQGIEMRL, from the coding sequence ATGCTCGCAAAACGTATTATCCCTTGCTTAGATGTTGATAATGGTCGAGTCGTCAAAGGCGTTCAATTCCTTGATATTCGTGACGCAGGTGACCCTGTTGAAGTCGCCCGTCGTTATAACGAACAAGGTGCCGATGAAATTACCTTTTTAGATATTACTGCTACCCATCATGGACGCGACACCACTTACCGTACCGTAGAACGCATGGCAGAAAGCGTTTTTGTACCCTTAACTGTGGGCGGTGGTGTCCGTAAAGTTGAAGATATCCGTTTATTGTTGAATGCAGGTGCCGATAAAGTCAGTATCAACTCTGCTGCGGTATTTACCCCTGAATTTGTCCAAGAAGCCTCGCAACGCTTTGGTGCGCAATGCATCGTGGTCGCAATTGATGCCAAAAAAACGGGCGAGAACAAGTGGGAAATTTTTACCCACGGCGGTCGTAAGCCAACAGGCATCGATGCGATTGAATGGGCGGTGAAAATGGCTGACTTCGGCGCAGGCGAACTGCTGATTACCAGTATGGATGCTGATGGTACCAAAGCAGGTTATGACATTGCTTTGATGCGTCAAATCAATGATCGCGTCAATATTCCAACCATCGCTTCGGGTGGTGTAGGAAACTTACAACATTTAGCAGATGGCATCTTAAAAGGCGGTGCAGATGCAGTACTGGCTGCTTCTATTTTCCACTTTGGTCAACACACCATTCCAGAAGCAAAACAATATCTTGCCGCACAAGGCATTGAGATGCGTCTTTAA
- a CDS encoding DNA/RNA non-specific endonuclease produces the protein MAKRPTRKSKTPFAFLSQNIGKMVLALVATGSFAIAFGSEKISKLMPFQSSNAACLKQFYRDVPPLLSKDSLKKDSYALCFNDFNVMYSGVSKTPLWTAEHLTPERLSVKIKREDNFHEETRVKLAHRALLSDYRGSGYDRGHMAPNGDMNNTAAQYDSFSLANMVPQAPKNNQEVWRKLEEAVRSVVTKQHKDAYVLTGPVFEGKRLKTIGKGVIVPTAVYKAVYLPKQGIIGAYYAPNNNSQQVKVVSVCYLEEKLGINLFPQLTEQQKRNVYQLPLSAVQVKPNKDISYSHWDGQSQCAEEVKTDAIQVQQREFTSQQTEAAESKFPQIDEETKQALINQLVNALLQYFLQMLR, from the coding sequence ATGGCAAAGAGACCAACTCGAAAGAGTAAAACACCATTTGCTTTTTTGAGCCAAAATATTGGAAAGATGGTGTTGGCTTTGGTCGCGACAGGAAGTTTTGCGATCGCATTTGGTAGTGAAAAAATTTCGAAGTTGATGCCATTTCAATCCAGTAATGCTGCTTGTCTAAAACAATTTTATCGTGATGTTCCACCGTTATTAAGCAAAGACAGTCTGAAAAAAGACAGCTATGCCTTGTGCTTTAATGATTTTAATGTGATGTATTCAGGTGTATCTAAGACCCCATTGTGGACGGCAGAACATCTGACACCAGAACGCTTAAGCGTCAAAATTAAACGGGAAGATAATTTCCACGAAGAAACACGGGTCAAACTTGCACATCGTGCGTTGTTATCTGACTATCGTGGCTCGGGCTATGACCGTGGGCATATGGCACCAAATGGCGATATGAATAATACTGCGGCACAGTATGACAGCTTTTCTTTAGCCAATATGGTTCCGCAAGCACCTAAAAATAATCAGGAAGTTTGGCGTAAGTTAGAAGAAGCGGTACGTTCAGTCGTGACCAAACAGCATAAAGATGCCTATGTACTGACAGGGCCAGTATTTGAAGGTAAACGCCTGAAAACTATTGGTAAGGGCGTGATTGTGCCGACTGCGGTATATAAAGCGGTGTATTTACCCAAGCAAGGGATTATTGGTGCTTACTATGCGCCAAATAATAATTCTCAGCAGGTCAAAGTGGTCAGTGTTTGCTATTTGGAAGAGAAACTTGGCATCAACTTGTTCCCTCAATTGACGGAACAACAGAAGCGTAATGTTTATCAATTGCCACTTTCTGCAGTACAAGTAAAGCCGAATAAAGACATCAGTTATTCGCATTGGGATGGACAGAGTCAGTGTGCAGAAGAAGTTAAAACCGATGCCATTCAAGTGCAGCAACGTGAATTTACTTCACAGCAAACCGAGGCCGCAGAAAGCAAATTCCCACAAATTGATGAAGAGACCAAACAAGCCTTGATCAATCAATTGGTAAATGCATTGCTGCAGTATTTCTTACAAATGTTGAGATAA
- a CDS encoding sterol desaturase family protein, whose protein sequence is MIKGFIAGLAVANAFEWFAHKYILHGVHRPGQPRYSPVPKSMESHWAHHREVRKQQFSDDCYVEGVEHWRTRNEIMSLAVVAGVASVAFYPISKGMSLAALYSAGNYYYVHRRAHLEPDWAKQTIPWHYDHHMNSNQDANWCVTRPWFDYVMGTRVVSSADLKEANPLGLPLPAALSKVLTQAIESVFPAKWVEQKPKLVTSPAKQTEAEPKQESVA, encoded by the coding sequence ATGATTAAGGGTTTTATCGCAGGATTGGCTGTTGCAAATGCATTTGAATGGTTTGCACATAAATACATTTTGCATGGGGTACATCGTCCGGGACAGCCACGTTATAGCCCTGTACCGAAAAGTATGGAATCGCACTGGGCGCATCATCGTGAAGTACGTAAACAGCAGTTTTCTGATGATTGCTATGTTGAAGGGGTGGAGCATTGGCGTACCCGTAACGAAATTATGTCTTTGGCTGTGGTGGCAGGCGTTGCCAGTGTGGCGTTTTATCCAATCTCAAAAGGAATGTCTTTGGCAGCACTGTATAGTGCAGGCAACTATTATTATGTGCATCGTCGGGCACACTTAGAGCCTGACTGGGCAAAACAAACCATTCCTTGGCATTATGATCATCATATGAATTCAAACCAAGATGCTAACTGGTGCGTGACGCGTCCATGGTTTGATTATGTGATGGGTACCCGTGTGGTGTCTTCTGCGGATTTAAAAGAGGCCAATCCATTGGGTCTTCCTTTACCTGCAGCTTTATCTAAAGTTTTGACGCAAGCGATTGAGTCCGTTTTTCCTGCAAAATGGGTTGAACAAAAACCAAAATTGGTAACATCGCCTGCAAAGCAAACTGAGGCAGAACCAAAACAAGAATCAGTGGCTTAA
- the aqpZ gene encoding aquaporin Z, with the protein MNKYLAEFLGTFWLVFGGCGSAVLAAAYPELGIGFLGVALAFGLTVLTGAYAFGHISGGHFNPAVSVGLWVGGRFDSKDLVPYIVSQVIGGALAAFVLYIIVQGQAGFAGTGGFATNGYGELSPNHFSVASAFLIEVVLTAFFLIVIMGATDRRAPAGFAPIAIGLALTLIHLISIPVTNTSVNPARSTAVALFAETAAISQLWLFWVAPIIGAIIGAVIYKFVGSEKD; encoded by the coding sequence ATGAACAAATATTTAGCAGAATTTCTCGGGACCTTTTGGCTTGTTTTTGGTGGTTGTGGTAGTGCTGTTCTTGCAGCTGCGTACCCTGAACTTGGCATTGGTTTCTTAGGTGTTGCATTAGCATTTGGTTTAACTGTTTTAACAGGTGCTTACGCTTTCGGTCATATTTCTGGTGGTCACTTTAACCCAGCTGTCAGTGTTGGTTTATGGGTGGGTGGACGTTTTGATTCTAAAGATTTAGTCCCTTATATCGTGTCTCAAGTGATTGGTGGTGCGCTTGCAGCATTCGTGCTGTACATCATCGTACAAGGTCAAGCAGGTTTCGCAGGTACTGGCGGTTTCGCAACCAATGGTTATGGTGAACTCTCTCCAAACCATTTCTCTGTCGCATCTGCATTCTTGATTGAGGTTGTTTTAACTGCATTCTTCTTGATCGTGATTATGGGAGCAACGGATCGTCGCGCGCCTGCGGGCTTTGCACCAATCGCGATTGGTTTAGCTTTAACCTTGATCCACTTGATCAGTATTCCAGTCACCAACACATCTGTTAACCCTGCACGTAGTACTGCAGTTGCGTTATTTGCTGAGACCGCAGCAATCAGCCAACTTTGGTTGTTCTGGGTTGCACCAATCATCGGTGCCATCATTGGTGCAGTGATCTACAAATTCGTGGGCAGCGAGAAAGACTAA